The sequence AGGATAAGCCATTTCTCTGAGTCAGTAGATTCTTCCTTTTTCATTGTGGCTAGTGTGAAATAGTGTGTATGTGTTTAATGATGCATAGTGATGTGTTTGATACCTAGTTGAAGGCATTGGGATTTTCATGGTTAACCTCTTAAAAATTATGCCACATTTTGACAGATGTTTACATGTGGTGTTTTGTGTGTCACTAAAGACAGTCTTTTAACCCTTTCACTCATATTTTGTGTCACACGCACCTGGCTTTCTCTTCAGTATTTACATGCTTCCTACTACAGTGGAAACGGATAATCAGGTAGTTTACTTACTCCAAAGCTGTCTTGACATCTTGCATGACCAAGGGTATTACTTTATAAGCAATGCCAGTTGTATACTCTGGCTGGCTTGTCCTCCATTACAACAGTGTCTTAGATTCTCTTCCACCCAAGTTCAGAAGATGGCTTCTGTGTCAGATAAAATCCATTGCCTGTTACCTGGTTGTCAGCACTGGCCATGGGAGACAATATCCAAGGAAGAATTCATGCATTGTAACACTTGTTTAAGATCTTATAAGTGGGTGATTGCATACTGCatagggtgggttttttttttttttttgcttgctttccctTAGTGATTTGTCCAGTCTCTTCTGGGACACTATATGAACTTCTAGAACTACTATTCTGGGCAGTATTCCACAGTCCAGCTTCACCTTGTGTGAGAACTACTTTTGTATTAATTCCATTTGATGATGCCCCAGTTTTGTACTGGGAGAGATGTTTAAGACTTTTCATCTTCTCTCAACTGTTCAAGATGTTACAGCTCTGACACAGCTGGTCCACCTTCCCagctattttcattttcagactAAAATGTACTAGTTTCTCTATCAGCAGTGAGTAAACCGACTTCCAGTATGTCTTTGAACATGCTTACCTCTGTATCTTTTACAGTTCTACCATGTCTAAAATTCTGGGTACAGAATTTGACACAGGATTCTAACAGTGTATGCAAAATGGATTTATACATTGACATAGTTCATGTCTTCTGGGGTAGTTTACTGTTTTTCAAATTGTTGACTGGCAATATCTATTGTAACCTCAAGATTTCATTCCAGGGTAGTAAAGGGGAGGTAGTCCTTTCATGAGCATTGATAATTTTTAGGTAAATTTGGGAAGGTTTTCCTCAAACCCCAGCCCTGTATGTCACCACATTTACTTATACTGAACTTATAATACATCAATGTTATATTTTTGTCAGTGCTGCAGACTTTGTGCACATAAATACTGttcctgctgtgcaggaatATCTTAAATTTTGCTCAACAACAGTATCTCTTTTGACCATCTTTGATCACTTTTGTATTAAATTCAGTATAAATCTCTTACTTGAAAGTTTCAAAATCCAGtcactaaaaataaatgtcatttaattttatattactGTTCATAATATTTATTTACCTATGTAGAATAGTTGTTTGTGTTGGAACTTTTGTTTGGCTCCATATTTGTATGCAAAACAAATTTGGGAAGAGTTTAGTGTCTGGAACAAATTGACAGGAATGTTGGAGTCATGTAAAGGTAAATTAATGGGATGTTTCTGCCAAGATAATTTTACTTGTTCCATTCTGAATATAAGGGAGACTTTGAAATGGAGTACCCAGCTGTGAGCTTTTCTCAAAGGCCTGTGAAAGTCCAAACCCTTTGTTTGGACTTTTCCATTGTTACTTGGACATCCTatatttaaaagttttctttggaacaaaaataaaaggtatcCAGGACAATGATTGATTCAAATTCCATACAGAGGCAAACAAGGGGTGAGGGCCACGAATAACCATAAATAGAGTATTTCTACTCCTGCCTGAGGAAAAGGGTAGTAAAAGTGTATCTATCACTTTGTCCAGGTGTTGAAAACAACTACGGAAGATCTAGTTGAAGttaatataaacaaaaatttgGTGGGTTCTGCGATGGCTGGTAGCATAGGTGGCTACAACGCACATGCAGCAAACATTGTGACAGCGATCTACATTGCCTGTGGTCAGGTAGGTTTGTTATACACCAGTTCACATTTTCTTTAGTTCAGTAATTCTTAATCAAACACTGATTTAAGTGTCTGATTGTTGTTTCTCCTCCTTGATCTGAAGGATGCTGCGCAGAATGTGGGCAGCTCCAACTGCATCACTTTGATGGAGAGAACTGGTTCCACCAATGAAGACCTGTACATCAGCTGCACAATGCCTTCTATAGAAATAGGGACTGTTGGTGGCGGCACCaacctgctcccacagcaggcCTGTTTGCAGGTATAGTTCTCAAAATTGAAAGCAACTTATCTTCTTAAATCAAAGGTTGCTTTCATGTGGTGTGCAAGCAATATTGCAGGAATGGGGCTGCTTGAAACTTGGTGTATTTATATGAAAATGTTAGAAATGTCTAATGAACTGTTTTCATATATCCAGTTTCTAAAGCTTAAGACATTTACTAATGTCTTAATAATATTAAAGAGACTCATTGGGTATAATTGAGAAATACTAccaaatatataataaattgaCTTCAATTTCATAGCATAATACTgccttgtatttttttccagatgttAGGGGTTCAAGGTGCAAGCCAAGATAACCCTGGTGAAAATGCCCGTCAGCTTGCTAAAATTGTTTGTGCTACAGTGATGGCAGGGGAATTGTCATTAATGGCTGCTCTTGCAGCAGGGCATCTAGTCAAAAGCCACATGATCCACAACAggtaaaaaatggaaaaatctgtGTATTTATCTGCTGTTTTGATCCTCTTACAAGTACAGGAGAGTCAATAATGATTATGTGACTAATTGCAACACACAGAAGCAGTGTAACATTTTAACTGTCTAATATAGTTATCTTGCTTGTTTTATTAGGTCAAAGATAAATCTACAGGATCTTCAAGGAACCTGCACTAAAAAGGCAGCTTGAGTACTAAAATGGGTTTGAAATGAAGAATTGTTTTAGGAACTGACCAGatgcacaaggaaaaaaaaccaaaatctatGAAGTTTAGAATAAAGATTGCCTTCAACGCAATGATGTCTGTGTAAGAGAAACTAAGAGATCAAGACTTGAGACTAGCTATGCTTGACCTTCTTCAGTGGTTAGAAACTGTGAAAAGAAGTCCTGTCAGATATCTTGAATATTCTTTCAAATTCTTTCAAATTCTTACTCTTACAAAAATTCTTTCATGCTTTCAAACTCTTACTCTTACACATCATTTTCTGAAGAGTCAGTCTAATGTTTTCACAGGTTGAGATTATTTTGCCTAATAAGGTCCTGCTAACTACTAAACTAAAAAGTTATGTAATGTACTTTGTACATTTAaagtaacaaaacaaaagaagttgGTGTAAACTTGGATTGAATGCACTGGTCCTTGccatctttattttctggttAAGCAAGCATGTTTTTTAAAGTGATGGCAAGCCTAATCACTTTCTATGAACTCCCAGTTTTAATTTGTTCACATGTAAAACAGGTCTTAGGCTATCAGACAGTTTAATTGAATTATATTAGTTTAATAGAAATCTCTGTCTATATATAGTACTTaatttgctgctgcttcagctaAGCAGTGTTCAGTGTTTAAGTCCACAATCTAGGTTATTCCTTTATGTAAAACTTGTGATCTTTTATATTTTGAACTGTTAAATATAATCTGTACTGAAGTAGGGAAGAACAGTGTCTACAACTGTTTTGGTACTTTGTAGAAAAAATGAAATGGCAACTTCAAAACAGTTATGTGTCAGATATTTAAGCAAATGTAGTTTCTCAGAGAAACATTATTTGATAGGAGTGCATTCAAACAGGAGTCAAGAACAGATGTTTACACTTACTTAACAAGAATTCTCTTTAGGAACATACATACACATTGTGTACCTTATGTTGGGGATTTTTATAAGGTGTTTAATGCCTATTCTCCAAGAATAGGTGTTTATCCACcatttcagctgaaataaaactAAGCCAGAAGACCACGCTGttcttataaaaaaaaaggaggggatttttttttcttttaatttccttttgaaCTTTCTTTTTAAGGTggggaatatttattttaagaataaattttaGCTTTTTTGTCAATGAAAAGTACTAATTAAGGGGATTCATTGAAATGACATGTTAATGTAAGAAGCagtttttgtaataaaatacTGTACTTGGACCAGTGAAGCAGTCTCAGGTGTTCTTACTGTAATAAAGAAAACCCAGGTTTATTCTGGTTTGATTCACCTTCAGGAATACTGCTAAATGCATAGCCCTGCCTAGTTAATCACAGGAGGAAAATTATTAATATGcttgatgatttttttgtttggttggtgtTGGCTTTTCTTGTTTGACTTTTTGTGGGGGGAATCAGTGGATTGGGCTGGGTTTCCTGCAGCATCATTCCTAAAGGGGTGACTAGTAGAGGTGCTCTTCTAATGTGCAGATTTGATATACATCATGGTGGGTTGCTTTGTAGTACATTTACACGTTAATATCCATTGTAATGAGCTCATAAATGTAATGTGCAAGCATGAAGACATACTACATGCTAGATATGTTATGATGGCATGTAAATAGCAAATACCATGAATGTTTATCTTCCTGCAGTATTGTTGCtaattgctatttttatttaagaaaatttgGAATTACTTTGTTTCTATGTTCATTCAATGATTTTATTTAACACTGGTCTGGCAATAAATGGTGATTCAGTGTTCATTTTGGTGGATTTAACTGACATTCTGTCTGGCAGAATTAACTTTTTTGTATTACTAAACTGTGTACATTTTGGTACAGAACTACTTTTTCAGTTTCagtaaaaccacagaaaacacattGGCTTAATTGTGGTATTTTAAGCTTACTTTATGACTTAGTGACAAATTTATAGAGAGTCTAAATTAAGAGAGTTAATGAAGAGACACTAGCAAGCAGTGCTaaacacagccagggctgtgacacCAGTACTTCTCCCCTTGTTTGCAGAAGCCTGTTGGCACTCATTTATTGTCCTCAAAGTTTAATTAGGCAACTTGCCCAAGGGAGAGAACTAACTCGCTGCAGCATTAGACATACCTTCTGCTGAGGCCCGTTTGGCAAAATCAAAACACTGATCTAGAACTGAATTTCTAGAATTGTCGTAACTTCAGTGCTATACTTTTGCTATGGATAATGGtttcccaaatattttaaaaccctagaagaaaaaaacatttaaaatagtGTGTTTGACTCTGGTACCACCTTGCTTCTTTCTTTAcctcttttctcctctgtgtGCTGAATCTAACTTACCCTGTAACACACCAGTTCCCTTTTGCTGCCTGGTGTGGCAGTTTCAGCACTGAGGCTTGCAAGCACTCCAGCCCCAGCTAGCTCCAACCAGAGAGCTGTTGCCCAGCTGCTGCAAGGCTCTGTCAGTGAACTGTGCATTACTGAACCTTCCTGATggagagagcagctccagcataGGGATGCACATCACCGTGACATGCACCCTGAGCAGAGCGGTGATACTGGAAGCCTGGTATGGCCGGTGCTGACCTGGGGGGATgtggctctgccaggctccagcacaggcaTTCCTAGGCATGCACACTGATTCCTGGGaaagagcacagctgggaaacCACTTGCTTTCTCATAGGAGTGTACAAGTACACACCGGGTATGTCAGTGCACAAACAGTGGACAATTTTCATCCTTGATGTGAACTTTGCTCATAAGGTGAATACAgccctgggaaaagctgtggtAGAGGGCCTGTCCTACTCCTTCCAGCTCTCTTGTGGGGTGCAGTGCAAGCTCTGGCTATTACTCAGAGTGTTTTTCAGATATGTGATCCTCTCCATCTCCTTTAGGACATGGCTTACCATTTTCAACATCATatcctctttttccctttggcTTTGGTTAGGGAAGGTTTATATTGCACAATGATACCTGCTGAAACAAGATGATAGTTTGGGATCCTGTCTTGCCCCAGGGCAAGTTTGTATTCCTGTCAGGTCCACCTTGTCCTATACACAGAGTAAGAAGTGACACTGGTGTGCATCCAGTGACACCCCTAGAACTGACAATTCCATACCTTGTCCTCCTGCCTGGAGATGTCTGCTGGCCTCAGGCTCACCTTGCTTACTAGCCTGTGGAAGGGGGAAGGCCTGCTTCCAAAGTTAATCTCACCTCAGTGCTCCAAGGCTTTTGCAGTCTATTACACAATGCAAAAACTACTTAGCATCCTGCCTTAACCACCAGCTTTACTTCGGTCTGCTCTTAGGGGACCCCAAGAGCTTTAGCCCCAGCTTTCATAAGTTGCTCCCATTCCATTCCCACTAGGACTCAGGCCTTCTAGAAGAATATGGTGGGTTGACCTTGTTCACCCCCATTTAAACAGGACAGGAAAGAGAAATTGTAAAGGCAAAAATGAGAAGACAGATTGAGATAGAGACTGCTTAGGAGATAAAGTGAAGCTACACATGGAAAGCAACCAAAGAATTTAATCACAATTCCCTAGCAGCAAGCAGAGGAACACTAACAGTTTGGCACACTAACAGTTACTTGAGAAAACAAATCCCATAACCATGAATGTCCCCACTTTCTCATCTTTTTCCCAGAGCTTTTGGTGCTGGGCACAATGGCATCTGGTATGGAATATTGCTGTGGGCAGCTGGGATTAGATGTGACTCCTTGTGTTCCTTCAGAGCCTCTCACCCACCTCTAGCCTACTCACTGGCAGCAaatgcaggagaaaaagaaggacaAAAATAAGGCCTTGATGCTGGCAACCCCTCCTCAGCAACAGCCAAAACAGTGCTGTGTAACCAATGTTCTTAGTCACTAATCCAGAACACAGCCTCATACAGGCTGCTATGGAGACAACCAATTTCATCCCAGCCACAGCCtgtataaaaatagaaaatctgGATCTTGGCACCAATACCCACAACAAGTGAGATCCACAACAGCCAAGTAAAGACCAGCtcttagaatcacagaagagtgtgggttggaagggacttaaaAGAGCATTAATTTCAACGCCCCCTGCTGTTGGCACGTACACCTTCACTAGACCAGACAACCACAGAATTGTTTAGAACAGAATTTTagaatcattgagtccaactctaAACCTAACACTGTCGAGTCCATAGGCTAGAAAGGCATCAGACTGATGCACCTGACATGTTCCTTCCTGACATTCTTCCTTCCTGTTGTGTGGCCTGATGGCATACAGTGAAACAGACATGATGCATTTCTCTTActctccctggatcctcctGGAGGCCTCTCCTGCGGACACCGTGCACAAGACAGAACCTGAGTGTCAACAGGAGCCAGCCAtatttcctttctccctccttGCTCATACCAGGCAGCAGTAGCAGAATGGAAAAAATCACCTCTTTCTTTATCCGCCACCAGAAACATAAagtcaggttgctcaaagccccatccaacctgacctggaacacttccagtcATGATCCAGCCATAATTTCCCAGTTCCAGCATCTCAGCACCCTcacaagaaataatttcttccttacCCAGTTTATCCTTTTGGAGAAGAATTCTACAAGGTCAGTTCACACTTTCACAAGCTGGAACACCAGGATGAAAATAACTATGCCATAAAAATGATGTCAATTACCAATCTCTCCCAGGACCATTGAGTAAAGGACCACAGTTAGGCAACTAAAAATGTTCCCTCATCCTCAAAACAAATGAGCAATGTTGCAACTTTCTTTTGCCCAGCACTGATTGCATCAGTTTCTCACCCACAAGCCACACTCACCCACTGCACAGGTTTATGCTCAGGTATAATGATGTTGCTAAGGGTAAAACTTCCTTTAAAAAGGTACTTGAAAGAAGCCACATACAAATGTAATGGTACACAGAGGAGTCACTCCCCATCTTTTCTATGAGAGAGCTGGCATAGCTCTGTGTGAGCTGGTACAGTTTTACAACACCAGAGGTTAAATTAGTTCAACCTTTGGGAATACTGGCTCTAAAAGATGCCTCTTTAGTGAGAAAAGAATGGGCAGGTCTATAAGGTGCAAGGAGTGACACCACTGTTCACAGAGTTTCTTGATAAACAGAATTATACTTTTCGTAGGATAATCTTGGTTTTCCCTCATGAAAATTGTTCCTGGGTAAGTAAGTCTGAAGAGCAGAAAATTCTAATTTAATTCCTTGTAGCAGTTTCTTTTCGTATCTAACAATGCACTCTACATTTGGCATTTAAAATCCTGGGAATGCAAGCACATAGCATAGAAAATTACATGCAACTTTAGTTTTTGCTTTGGCGATACAATCTTAGGAATGGCACAAAGTCTCAAGCCACCAGGCTGGCCAGTTCACTGAAATAACTCGTTTGGAAAGTGTTCTTGCTTTGTGAGGTGGGGAGGAATAAATCATAATGTGCATTAGACTGAGGCTCATGGTAAGTCACAAATTACCTGACGtttattattaatttctctTGACCCATGGTCAGCATTTCACTCTGCCAAGGCTATCCCACCACAAGTCTAGTTATTTCATTCAAGAAAAAATCTCCTCTTCCAAAAGGTGAGCAAAGAGAGGAATACAAAGTAATGACTTCATAAACTAATTAAGGTACTTAATACCCTAACTGTCCTCTAAACCCCAGAAAATGTCATTGACAAATGGGCCTTTTTGAAAGTTGCAAGTCTGCCAAAGCAGAGCAAGTTGAAAACTCTCAGGTTTCAGGAGCTTTTGCCCTTTTAATTCCTGGGAAAAGAAGTGGAAAGGAGTTTGTGAGCCCCTTTAAAATGTACTTACTCATACTGTATGAGATATTAGTCCCATGAGACGCAAGTGAAATTTAGGTTTGATTTTGTTAAGCACTTGCATCTTAAACAAGCTTTAAAGCTAGACCACATGCTCAGgagagaccttatcactctctacaactgcctgaaaggagttTGTAGAAAGGTGTAGATTGTTCTCCTCTCACAGACAACAAGtgacaggaaaagaggaaatggcctcaacctgcacctggggagattcaggctggacatcaggaagaatttcttcactgaaagagttgtcaagcattggaatgggctgccccGGTAGGTGGTAGAGTCATCATCAACAGAagtgtttaaggaaaaaatggaTGCAGCACTCACTGCCATGGTCCAATTGAGAACGTGATGTTcagtcataggttggacttgatgacttTGAGATGTATTCCAGCCTAAATAATTGTGTGATTCATTGCAATAATTTCAAAAAGCTAACACATAGATTTGTGGGGTGGAAGACTTTTTGCTGTTAATTTGTGAGTGAATGTAGAGTGCTGTATGCTTAATCTGAAAGCATATTTGATTCATAGATGTAACAAAATTGGATTTGAACCTTAAGTCTGTAACATGGGTGAGAAAAAATTCTGAGTTTTAGAAACCTTTAATCCAGTTTATGTCTAGCTGACCCTCCCTTCTGCTGGTATTATTTCAATGAGATCATGGCTGGATCACTCAGTTCACCTGAGgtttcccagcagagctctgctctgagcacttGACATGTGACACAGAGCTGAGATAAAGGCCTGGTCCCACATGGGCAGCCCATTTCCCTGACACAGAGAGCTGAGTGAGATGAATTTTCAAGGGAGCTGAACAGAATGTAGGTGGGTGGCTGGGAATAACACGTTTACTCTTAATTACTATCTTTGCTTCTCTCCACCTCCTCCATCTGTCTGACCACCTGTTGTTGGTGTCTGCTGCATCCCATCTtcaacagctgcagaaaaagtTTCTTTAGGATACCTTAAAGGTATGTAGGTGTACCCTAGATCTTCCAAGCCCACAGTGACAAGCAGCTCAGCAGATGCAGGACTATGCTGCCTTTTACTCTGCCAGTGAAGGTACTTGGAGATGCTGTGGCTGAGGCACATTTTATCACCTACATTTTCTAGAACTGCAGGGGAATGGGATGACCTCTTTGGGACATTTCTTTTCTGGACTGCACTACTGCATAGCTTGTCAGATTGTGGTGCAAAACTACTCAGAGTAGTGACAGCCGTGGaatttgaaagaatttttaCTTCGAGACAGAAATTTGACATCCTCTTAAGTTTTATGAGGCATCTGTAGTAACACTATTATGCACCTCAGCTAGACAGAAGTGAAAATTGGTATCACCACAGAGAGAAGTGAACCTCAGAAATTACCCCTCTTGAAATgctaaaatacttttttatattgatttttacttttcttagCTATCTTTCTCAATATTTTTTCCATGCTAACTGTATGATGATGATGACCAGCTAAGTAAAGCTGATCCATATATAAGAGGAAACCTATTTTTTGGTCCTTGAAGCTTAGGAatgcttttaaaacaattaCTCAAACCTTTTGTTGACTATTTTCTTACTTTATTTCAACACAAGCCTCTTATCTGCAATCTGGGGAGTATGTACAATGTGCATCCACTatggcagctccctgggctgtggtTCCCTCCTTTGTCAATATTCCCCTCATGGATTGCACTCCACCCCTCAGGTCACCCCTGCTTGTCAGTACTCCAAACTACCTCTGGTACATCAGGGGTAACACAAACCATTACTGCTCTGGGAGGGCACAATTATGCCATTTCTCGTTTGCAGGTCTTTGGCTTGTACCagaatttatataatttttctggGGGGTCGCAGGGAATACCACAGCTGTGTAGATACTGATAAAGGAAAGACAGACATACTGTTCACATTCTGTGTGGCCTAAAGGTTTGCTACACAAAAAAAACTGCTAAGAGAAAGTCATATTTATAACTCTATTTTGAGTATTGACAGGTACAAATTCACCTGGTACATATTGGGCATTTTCATCACTTTTTGAAACCAGAAGCTTTTCTGCCTAGAAATGGTGCACACCCTACCAGGCCCAGATGAGATTTCTGCCTTTCCAAACCAATGAATCATGTGTTGCACCTCTGGTAACAGTTTTAACTcaaactgctgcaggagctgatgcCTGGTGCCCAACTCCCAAGAGCATCAACCCCTTTGCTGTTGCTGTAAGAGACAGATTGGAACATTTCTGGTGGGGAATTTACACAGAATTTATTACATGTGCCACCTCTCCCTGGGGAGAGGTGTGGGTGCAGCCAGGATGACCCCTGATGGTTGGCCTGCCTGCTGGCCTCCCATTCTCCTCCactgtgccccctgtgctggggtgaTGCCTTaaggcagcacagaatctgaaaaatataacaGCCAAAGCCAGAGGCATCAGGGTGAGGCTGGCAGTGAGCCCTTTGAGAATTGGGCCCCTCAGGATTTGAGGTCTCAAGATTTGAACCAAATTTGcaatggtttggggttttttttcagttgttaaTCAGAAGCTGTAGCTTAACAGTTATGATTAAGCAATTGCACTGTGAATGTTGCGTCTTTTGTTTTGAGGAAAGGAGAAGACAATGCCAAGATAAATGGACTCTCTGGATGCGAGCTGCCAGGAGTGAAGTCAGCAGGAGTGGGCAGTAAGTGAGGGAAGGTAATTCCAGCAGTGGATGACCGTGACCACTGTCTCATTGACCACCAAACCCCGATCCAAAGGGGAGGGAGAACCATGCCTGGAAGAACCTAAAAGGGCGCTTCTCTTGGAGAAGCAAGAGATACAACTAGCAAATAGGGTCTGAGTACTAATTAGGAGAAAAGTCATACAACTTACAGACAACAAATGCTGATGCCTTTGTTTGTTAAAAGGTATAAATAGTGTAGAGGTTTCATGACCACAGAGCCAGCCTTTCGTGGGTTACCTCCTGATCCCTGGGTTTGAGCAAACTAgaataaaagacagaaatacAGTATCACAGAATcgttagggttggaagggacttttgGAGATAATCCAGTCCAACACCCCTGCTGAGGCagggtcacccagagcaggtgacacaggaacatATCCAGGTGAGTTTTGAATGGCTTCAGAGAGGGGCACTCCACAACCTCCCCGGTAGCCTGTTCCAGCGCTCCGCCACCCTGGGGCTAAGGAAGTTGTCCGGCAGGCCAAGGGGAGGCGGAAAACTCAGCGTTCCGGTCCCTCCTTGGCCGGTGTTCGCTTCCGGAACCCGCCCGGGCCGTGTGAGGGAGCGGAGCCGGGCGCTCCAGCCCCCGCCCccagcgccggccccgccccacccgcagcccccgccggccccgccgagcCGCCAGGAGGCGCTGCTGCCGCCTTGCCCGCCTtgcccgccgctgccgccgaGGCCGCGGGGCCGGTGCGGAGCGCACGATGGAGGCGCCGCCGGTGACCATGATGCCCGTCACGGGCGGCACCATCAACATGATGGAGTACCTGCTCCAAGGTAGGCGACTGCGGGACCGAGCAGCGCGGGCAGCGGGGGAGGAGGGGGTGGGGTGCTGGCGCCGCGCACGGGCGGGCCGGAGGGCGCTGGGACGGGCGCGCTGCGGAGGGAGCGCGGCTCGGCCTGTGGGGGAGGCCATGGTCGTGGCGCTGTCTCTGCAGGGAGCGTGCTGGACCAGAGCCTGGAGAGCCTCCTGCACCGCCTGCGCGGGCTGTGCGACAACATGGAGCCCGAGACCTTCCTGGACCACGAGATGGTGTTCCTGCTGAAGGGGCAGCAGGCCAGCCCCTTCGTGCTGCGCGCCCGGCGCTCCATGGACAAGAGCGGCATGCCCTGGCACCTGCGCTACCTGGGACAGCCCGAAATCGGCGACAAGAACCGCCACGCGCTGGTGCGCAACTGCGTGGACATCGCCACGTCCGACAACCTGACGGACTTCCTGGTGGAGATGGGCTTCCGCATGGACCATGAGTTCGTGGCCAAAGGGCACGTGTTCCGCAAGGGCATCATGAAGATCGTGGTGTACAAGATCTTCCGCATACTGATG is a genomic window of Ammospiza nelsoni isolate bAmmNel1 chromosome Z, bAmmNel1.pri, whole genome shotgun sequence containing:
- the MED18 gene encoding mediator of RNA polymerase II transcription subunit 18, producing the protein MEAPPVTMMPVTGGTINMMEYLLQGSVLDQSLESLLHRLRGLCDNMEPETFLDHEMVFLLKGQQASPFVLRARRSMDKSGMPWHLRYLGQPEIGDKNRHALVRNCVDIATSDNLTDFLVEMGFRMDHEFVAKGHVFRKGIMKIVVYKIFRILMPGNTESIEPLSLSYLVELNVVAPAGQDIVSDDMRNFAEQLKPLVHLEKIDPKRLM